In Catenulispora sp. MAP5-51, the DNA window CGGGTGATCGGGCTGGTCGCGGCGTAGTTGCGGCGGGCTTTGGCATCGGTGTAGCGGTCGGGGGCATCCCCGAACTCTGCGAGCACCCGAGCGCCGGTGATCGTCCCCAGTCCGGGCTGGGAGAGGATGATCCTAGCGGCCGGGTGCTGCCCAAAATGTGCCTCGACCTCCTGCTGCAAGGCGGCGACCTGCGCGTCGAGCACGGCGAGCACGGCGGTCAGGGCACGCACACTGGCAGCGTAGGCCGCGGTGACCGCCGCCGGCTGCCCGAGCTGCGGGGCGCGCAGCGCGGCCTGGATCCGCTCGGCCTTGGCCGCCACGTCGCGGCGCCGGGCCCGCTTCAGCGCGGCGGCGATCTGCGACCGGGACAACCGCGCGGCCGATTCCGGATCCGGGGCCTTGGCCAGCAGCTCCAGCGTGTCCGGGGCGTCCAGGTCCTCGAAGGCGTTCAAGGCTGCCGGGAAGTAGTCGCGCAGCGCATGCCGCAGCCGCTGGGTGTGCCTGGTGCGCTCCCAGATCAGGGTCTTGTGCGCTCTGGTCATCACCTTGATCGCCTCGGCCAGGCTCGAGTCCCCGGCCACGGGGCGCAGCTGGTGGCCGTCGGTGCGGACCATGTCGGCCAGCATGTGTGCGTCCGCGGCGTCGCTCTTGGCCCCGGACACTGCCCGGCGTTCCCGGTAGCGTGCCGCGACCAGCGGGTTCACCGCCAGCACCGTGTAGCCGGCGGCCAGCAGCGCCAGCACCCACGGGCCCCGGTCGGTCTCGATACCGACCACCACCTCGTTGTCGTCGTCCTGGGACGCCTCGCCGAGCTGCTCGGCGACCAGCCGGTGGAGCTTGGCCATCCCGGTCACGCCCTCGGGCAGCCGAGCCTTGGCCAGCCGCTTGCCCGAAGCGTCTTGGATCTCCACGTCGTGGTGGTCCTCGGCCCAGTCGTCGCCGATGAACAGCCGCACCGTTCCCCCTCCATCTCATTCGTCGATGTCCAGCAGCCTGCGGGAGAACCATCAGCGACCTAATCAAGCAGTGCTCACGCCGAACTTCAGCAGGCACGACATCCCATCAGCGATCAACTCTCCCGGCCGACTGGCAGGGGCACGTTCTTTCGTCAGAACTCGAGGTTCTGGAAAACCAAGTGCTCACCTGTCAGCGGCTACCAACCAGGAGTCTGCCGGATGGCCTACTCCTACGAATGATTAGGAA includes these proteins:
- a CDS encoding transposase — encoded protein: MRLFIGDDWAEDHHDVEIQDASGKRLAKARLPEGVTGMAKLHRLVAEQLGEASQDDDNEVVVGIETDRGPWVLALLAAGYTVLAVNPLVAARYRERRAVSGAKSDAADAHMLADMVRTDGHQLRPVAGDSSLAEAIKVMTRAHKTLIWERTRHTQRLRHALRDYFPAALNAFEDLDAPDTLELLAKAPDPESAARLSRSQIAAALKRARRRDVAAKAERIQAALRAPQLGQPAAVTAAYAASVRALTAVLAVLDAQVAALQQEVEAHFGQHPAARIILSQPGLGTITGARVLAEFGDAPDRYTDAKARRNYAATSPITR